GGGCGCGCCGACTTTTAGTCTCAAAGTTAACGGGGCGCTGATAGAGCGCAAAAAGCTCTCGACTTGTTTTTCGCTTGCGCCTTTTGCCGCGCTAATCTGCGCTTCAAACTGATATTCGCGCGATTCAATCCGCTTTAACCGCGCCTCGTTAAGCCTGTCGGCTTCCAAATTTCGCCCGAATAGATGCGTGGGATCGCTATTTAAGACCTCTTTTTGCGCGGCGTATTGACGCAGTTTAGCTTCGGCGTTTTGATTCAGCCTGCCAACGCGAAGCGCGTTAAGCAATTCGTAAAACTGAGCGTCGCTTGATCGCCTCGACGTCGTAAGCTCGATAAACTTAGGATCAAGCTCGCGCCAAGCGGCGCTTTCAAAGGCGTATAGCGCGTAAAAAAGATTTCGCCGCTCTTTATCTTTCGCCTTCTCGACGGGCGGCAACTGATAAAAATCGCCCGCGAGGATCACTCTGCCGCCAAAGCCGCCCTGACGCAAACGGTAGGCGATCATATCCATTAGATCGGCGCTTATCATGCTGATCTCGTCAATCATAATCAGATCGAGCTTGCCGATTGCCGCTAGGATTTTGCCGACGCGAGCTTTGGAGCGCTTGTCAAACGCGGCAAGCTCCTCGATCGAACCGCATAGCCCAAAGCCGAAAAAACTATGCGCCGTTTGCCCGCCGATATTGACCGCCGCAATCCCCGTGCTGCCGAGCGCGGCTACCCGCGATCCGCGTTTGCGCAGCGTAGCGCACAGCTCGCGGAGTAGTTCGCTTTTGCCCGTGCCGGCGCCGCCGGTGATAAATAGGTTATCTTTTTGCGAGATTATTTCGTCAATCACGACGCTTTGTCTTTTTGCGCGAAAAATAGCCGATAAGCAGATACGAACCGCCTATAATCGTAACTAAAGCGATTGGCAAAATATAGGGATAACCGCTCGCGTAATGCGCCATTTCGCGAAAAAATCCGCCGGCGAAGTAGCTGCCGGAGCCAAATATAAGAACGAATAAAAACGCGCCGATCAGATTGAATAGGAAAAATTTTTTCGCGTCGTATTTCGTGAAACCCACCACGATCGGAACCAGCGTTTTTAATCCGTAGATGAACTTTTGAATAACCAGGATCCTATTGCCCTGTTTTTTGAGTAGCAGATGCGAAAGCGCCAGCTTGCGGCGGTGTCTTCGGAGGTAGGGTCTAATTTCGCGTTTGTTGAAACGGCTGAGAAAAAACAACGCTTGATCGCCGATAACGTTTGCGGCGAACACGACCGCAATCGATATAAAAATGTTCATATAGCCAAACCCCGAAAGCGCGCCCGCCGCGACGATACCCACGAAACCGCCGCCAAGCGAGTAGATAAACAACGCCGCATAGCCGTAAGCCTCGATATTCTGCATGACAGTTTCCATCAACGCCCTTCTGTAAACGCTTTTTTAATAACGTTTTTCAAATTTAAGGCGATATTATGGCTGAAAGTAGCAAAAATCACGGAAGACAAAGTTGGCAAAGGCTATGTTCAGCTTTGCGGGCGAAATACTTGGCGCGTTGCGATCGCGCCGTTGCGGCAACGCGCGCAGCCATTTCTGAGCTTGGTTTCTAGCGCGTCTTCAATAAAAACGGCGGCGAACGCGCGGATCGTTACCTATCCGTTCTTTCGGCTGCTTTTAGCGCGGTTACCCTGTCTTTAGCGCCGCTTTGCTAAACTAAAGCGAGTTATATGAAACAAGAAATCAACGGAAAAAACATAACCAATGCGAGCAAAGGTCTAGCGGCGAAAAGCATGGAAGCCGTTATTATGCGTTTTAATCGGCTAGGCTTTTGCGGGAAAATCGGCGTTGTTTTCGGGATTTGCGTCGTAGTCGTTAATCTAGCGCTAGCGGCGATCTACGGCGTATCTATTAACGGCGCGATCGGAGTTATTTTTGGTCTATCGTTTGCCGTTTGCGGGTTTGCTTATCCGTTAGCGTCCAAGCTAATAAAAACATTGATTAAATCAGCGTTTGCGTTCGCCGCGTTGTTCTTGCTCTTAATAGCTTGCTTGATCGCTTCAGAAGGCATAAAAAATACGGCTACCTTTAACGAAGACGCGGTTATTATATTGGGCTGCGGCATTCGCGGCGAGGAGCTTTCTATTATGCTAAAAAGCAGAGTCGATAGCGCGATCGAGTATATCCGCCGCAATCCAAACGCTTTAATTATAGCGACTGGAGGACAGGGATACGGCGAGGATATTTCCGAAGCCGAAGCGATAAAACGTTATCTGATCCTAAACGGCGCGCGAGAGGAACGTATAATTATTGAAGATAGATCGAGAAACACTTACGAAAATTTTGCAAACGCTAAAGGTATATTAGATTCACATTTTAACGGCGATCGCTACGCCGTCGCGGTTGCAACAAGCGATTTTCATATGTTTAGAGCTTTAGCGATCGCCAAAAGATACGGCATTAACGCCGCGAGTTACAACGCGCCGCTTAAATGGTATTTGAAAGCGGCTAGTTTCTTGCGCGAAACGCTCTCCATTATAAAGCTCTGGCTAATTTAGCGTCAGATTTATATTATCAATAATCAAGCATTGTCGTATTTGTTTGCGAAACGTTTTTGCTTGATTGCGGCTATAACGCGCGAAGTTAAGCTAAAGCCATCAAAGATCGGACGGTAATTCAAAAATATGACAAAAACTTTTCACAGATTGATTTATTTATCGGGCAAATTGGTTTGAATAATGTATCGCGATTGTTGATAACTCTTACGTATCGCATTCAAGCGTTTATGTTTAGTTATTGAATCGCGCAAAATATTCGTCGATTTCCGAGCGCAGCTCAATACCCGCTTTTTCAAAACATTCAAGCAATTCTCCATACGCGCCATGACCTCCAAGAAAATCCCAAAACTCTTCTGCGACTTTAAGTTCGTGTTCAATGTCAAGCATACCTGCTAAAGTCCAAAACTGATATGGCTGCGGTTCGTATGGATTATATGGAATGGCTATTAAAGTATTAACCTTTGCATCTTGATTTTTTGTGTAAGCAATACCTGCCCATTCAAGCAGAGTTTGTTTATACTTTTGAAAGTCGCCCTTGTTTGGTTTTGCCGTTTTTAAGTCGAAAAGATATTGTTCGCCTGATTTTGTTTCAAGAAACAAATCTATTTTTGCAGGTTTTAGCGTATTTTTTATGCCCGATAATGATTGTCTTAATATTTCCAATTCTTGTAATTTATCTGGCCTTGGATTGACTGTTAAACTGTTTATGATTGCTTGCACATTTTGCTGACAGTCATTAAAAATTTGATTTCCGACCGAATATTGCGTTTCAACTTTGATAAAACGAGTTTTTGCCAATTCTGCCGCTACAGGTTCAAAAATTGACGAACCAAAAGTAGTGAATAACGACTGCATAAAAGAATACAAAGCCAATCTATCCTTTCCCAATAATCTAAAATGGAATGGCATAAAATTGTCTTTTGCTTCGTAATTTTGAAACTTATTACGCAAGCAATTTGCAATAACTTGTTGAATATGTGATTTTTGTTGGTTAGTTAGCGACATAGTCATTTTCTTCGATTATATCTTCTATTCCCATCATCATATTATAATGTCCTACATGATTGGTCAAGGTAAAAATGTCTTTGAATACCTTTTTATATTTATCAATAGCATTCTCTTGTAATTCCAAATATACATCATCGCCAATACCAGCATTGTGTGAACCATCATTCGTCCAATGAAACAAAGATTTGCATATAACTTGTTCTTCTTTTGTCTGAAATTTCTTTATTAAATCATCATCGCCATATTTCCCAAGTAATTTAAAATAATTCTCAATAATTCTCCTCATTACATTTTGTATTGTTATGCTTGACTTTGCATCATTACTTTTTAATTCTTGCCACAACAAACCATAAGAAGATTGTATAGGATTATCCATTTTAAATACTTGTATGTTTGAAATTTTGTCATCTTTTCTCAATATCCAAAAGTGGGTATCCTTACTTTGCTTTGTTCTACCATCAACAAAAGAAACTTCTTTATGAAAATATATATTATGCGTTAAAATAATAAGTTGTTTAATGTTTCCTTTGTCTGCTTTAACTTTTTTGATAATCTCTTTTATTAGAGAACTTACAACAAATAGCACATTACTATCTAAACTTGAAATGGGGTCATCAATAACTAAAATTCGTTCAATATTAACAGTTTCTTCGGAAATTCCGCCTTTTGCTAACTGTAAATAATACAAAAAAGTAATAAATGTAATTTCTCCTTCACTTAATGTTTTTTCAGCTATTGTTCCATTATCCCTTTGGATTTGATAAAAACCATTTTCGGTGGCAGACACTATTTTAAAATTCAAAAATCCAAATGATTCTAACAAACGGTTTATTTCATCTATAGTTGGCTGTATACTCGTTACATTTTTACTTAATTCTTTAGTTTCTATATCTAATTTTTTATATTTTTTCTCCAACTCTTCTTGTTGTTCTTGCAAATTTGTAATACCTGTTTGCAAACCATTTTTACTTTTATTGAATTCTGTAATCTCGGTTTTAAACTCTTCAACAAGATATCTCCAAACGGATTCAATCAAATTATATTTTTCTGTTTGAAAATTAGCAACTATCTTATTGTGTTTCTGTATTGCCTTATTTGCATTTTCAATTAACGCCGTAATTAATGAAAATTGTTCTTTCGTTACAATCAACTCAAAACTTCGACTCGGTTCTTTTTCTTTGCTGTTTAGATATTCCTTGTTTGTGGTGCATTGACTTGTTAAAGTTTTCAAATAGGCGGAAAACTTGTCAATCTCTAATTTTGTATTCTTTATCACTCTTTGATTGGCTTCGATTGTGCTTAATTCATTAATAGTATTTTGTATCAACGAATCGTATTCGCTTTTCAGGTCTTTCAATAATTTCAAATCATTCAAATAAGTTTCATCAAAAAAACTTTCGATTTGCTTTCTAAAATCATCTGTAATTGTTTGTTGCTGACAAAACGGACAAATATTATCATCTTGTACATAACTCTTTCCCTGATTTACCCAATCGTTAATATTCAGTTTGTTTATCAATTTTGCAATATCTACATCTACTTTACCAACAATGATTTTCTTCCAAATCTGATTATTTTCAATTTCAACTATTCTATCAAATAAAGGTGTTGCTATTGCGGTAATTTCAATTTGTTGCTCGCCAAAAATTATTTTTGCTTTTTCTTTCAGTTCATCAAGAATTGGTAAGGCAGTTTTATTATTTGCAAATTCCGACAATAATTTTTCCTTAAAACTTTCTTTTTGCAAAGTACCTCGAAATGCTTCTTTGAAATCGTTTTCGTATTTCTTGTAAATCTTTGTCCAAGAAGTTTCTTTGAATTGATTTTCTATATTTTCTTTCTCTTTTGTTTGGGCTTCTATGGTAGTCTTTTTTTGAATACATTCCTTTTGAATATTTCCCAATTGCTGCGTTTTTTCTTCAATTTCTTTTATCTGTTCTGCAGTCGCCTCGCCAATAGTAAAAACGCCTGTAATTTTCCCATTTCCAAAATTTCTTTCTCTAAAATCTTTATTATAAACCAGAGTCTGTAATTCCAAATTGTTTTTCCATTTTACAGAACAATCAGTATTTACAAATTTTTCATCATTGGGATTATGTAATAGATTTGATATGGTTGTTTTACCAGAAGCATTTGCTCCATAAATGAAATTTACTTTTTTAAAATCATCAATTTGAATACCTACGGTATCGAAAGTAGCAACATTTTTTATTGTAATTGATTCTATCATGATTCTACTCCTCCCTAAAATGAAATATCGTTTCCGAATATGCGGTTTTATCTTTTTCTGTTCTGTTTAATACCGGACGGTGAAATTGATTTACGATTTTCATTCCAGCGTTTTTGGCTATTGTCGGATACATATTGTATTTGTCGTTTGCCACAAGAAATACATTGTAATTATCCGCTAAAAAATGTTTGCAATTATTCAAAACGTCTGAAATACCTTGAATATAATTTTCTCTTGCCTCTTTAGTTTTGCCTTTGAAAAGCGGACCGATTTCCAATTCGTCTTTGCGCTCAAAACCAAATATATCGTAAGCGTAGGCGTGTTGCTCATGATAATCAATCAAACCGACATAAGGCGGCGAAGAGAAAATGCCCTTGATTTTTTGTTTTGTCAGCAGTTCGCCAAAATCGGCGTTTTTCTTTTTCATCTGTTCAAAAACATCTATGTTTCTGCTGTCTCCAGTCAAGCAATACTGAAACGTCTGAGTTCTTAATTTATCAAATTGCGCAAGGCGGTTGATCGTGTCCTTCGCGTAACTTTCCCACCACTTAAGAATTGAAAAGAGCGGTTTGCATATTTTGCCGTGTTTTGCGCAGTAGTAAGTTGTAGTAACAGGTTCCGCAAGCGTAGCAAGATCAGCATGCGATGTGGCTCTGCAGCTGCGGATTGCGCGGCTTAAAATCACGCTGATTATATTCTTTGCATTTTGGTCTTTGATTTTTTTGATTTCATTAAATGTAAACTCTATCTCGTCTCTTATGTGCTGCGAATACCATTTGTCAAGGAAGCTCACGCATTTTTCCTGCCGTAATTTAATGCGGTATTGTGCTATAAGACTATTATATATTGGCAAAAACTCTTTTTCTTTTTCTGCGCCATATCGTTTTTCGTTTATTTCGCCTTGTCTTAAACGGTATTTATATTCGGGAACGGGAAAATATTTACTATTAAATTCATTAAGCGCTTGCGATAGTTTTTCCTCAAACTCTAAAACATGAGAGTTCGTTAAAAATATTTTCAACGCTTTTGTAATACGATTGGTTTGCGTTTGAATATCGGCGATATTGTATTTTGCCGTTTTGCAGTTGCTTATCAGCGCGTTAAAGGCTGAAATATCAATTCCGACCGCATGTATTCCAAGCTCGTTAGCCTCTGCCATTGTCGTTCCGCTTCCGGCAAATGGGTCAAGCGCTATATCGCCTCTGTTAAAATATATCTCTTTTTTGAAACTATCCGTATGGTCGTCCAAAAAATACTCTACAAGCTGAGGGATAAACTTGCCTTTATACGGATGCAGGCGGTGAATATGTTTTGTTGTTTCAGCCTCTTTGTATTGTTCAAACGATAACGCCCAATTTAAGTCTTTACCTAAACGCTCTTTGAAATTCGTTTCACGCGAACCACTATATGCGTTGTAATAATTTTTAAGTTCCGATAGCGAAATTTGCGTCGAGCCGTTTTCGCCGATTTTTCTTATGCGTCCGTATTGGACAAGATACGCGATATTAGACGGCGTTACGTTTTTGCCGATATATCCGCTTGCCCACTCGCTAGCCTCTTTAATGGTAAGTAGGCTAAGCGGCGTATCCGTTGAAAATAGACCTTGCATAGGCGAATTATAGCGCCGCTTACGTAAAGATTACGCGACGGTCGCAGTCGCGATCCAACGCGGGGCGGGCAAAATTACGCCACGATTTGAAACGCGATCTAGCGGACGAAGCCGCGAAAGAAATCGGTTTCTGGTTGATTTGTCCGTCGATTGCGTATAGCCGCGTTTTAATACCGCCGCGCTTGCTTGCGGGGCGCCTTTTGGCGCGCCTTGTTAAAACGGATGTTTGCAAAACGCCTTTCAAGACGCGGCTAACGTCGTTCGCGCGTAATATCAAAAGCGCCGCGTATGCCGATCGTAATAGCGTATTCGGAGGGCGGATTTAATTGTAAGTCTTGGGCTTTCTGGGTTTGCGCCGCGCTATTAACGCTGTTTGTTACAAGCGGATCGTAATCGCCGTATCTGTATTCTCCATAATCAATATCCATACTAACGATCGCGAGATTGCTTGGAACGCCTATTGAATAGCCGCTGCCTCCGACCGCCCTTTCAGCTTTCTCTAACAATTTAGAAAACAGTTTGCTCTCATGCTCGCTAATGACTTTTTGCCTCTTTTCTTCCGATACGCTGTAGCGAAGATCGTTGTTAACGTTCATCTTTAACTCTTGCGCTTTCGTAAATATCTTGCCTATATGATCAAAATCCGAAACTTTTATCTTAATTTTATTAAATACAAAATATTTTTTAACCTCCTTATCTATACGTTTTTGCGGTTTTGTTTCGTATTTTTTTATATCGACGTCG
The genomic region above belongs to Helicobacteraceae bacterium and contains:
- a CDS encoding AAA family ATPase encodes the protein MIDEIISQKDNLFITGGAGTGKSELLRELCATLRKRGSRVAALGSTGIAAVNIGGQTAHSFFGFGLCGSIEELAAFDKRSKARVGKILAAIGKLDLIMIDEISMISADLMDMIAYRLRQGGFGGRVILAGDFYQLPPVEKAKDKERRNLFYALYAFESAAWRELDPKFIELTTSRRSSDAQFYELLNALRVGRLNQNAEAKLRQYAAQKEVLNSDPTHLFGRNLEADRLNEARLKRIESREYQFEAQISAAKGASEKQVESFLRSISAPLTLRLKVGAPVLFTVNEAESYYNGERGMVIGIDEDEFGEPLIAVRKENGAIATVSRYSFDYEEQGAENAKKLVSVKQFPLRLAWAITIHKSQGMSILDLAINLNHLFEFGQFYVAVSRAIDPKRLYLQSDFDPIRLIKSALKANPLVDRFYELEKSRLQSQR
- a CDS encoding DedA family protein, which encodes METVMQNIEAYGYAALFIYSLGGGFVGIVAAGALSGFGYMNIFISIAVVFAANVIGDQALFFLSRFNKREIRPYLRRHRRKLALSHLLLKKQGNRILVIQKFIYGLKTLVPIVVGFTKYDAKKFFLFNLIGAFLFVLIFGSGSYFAGGFFREMAHYASGYPYILPIALVTIIGGSYLLIGYFSRKKTKRRD
- a CDS encoding YdcF family protein, which translates into the protein MKQEINGKNITNASKGLAAKSMEAVIMRFNRLGFCGKIGVVFGICVVVVNLALAAIYGVSINGAIGVIFGLSFAVCGFAYPLASKLIKTLIKSAFAFAALFLLLIACLIASEGIKNTATFNEDAVIILGCGIRGEELSIMLKSRVDSAIEYIRRNPNALIIATGGQGYGEDISEAEAIKRYLILNGAREERIIIEDRSRNTYENFANAKGILDSHFNGDRYAVAVATSDFHMFRALAIAKRYGINAASYNAPLKWYLKAASFLRETLSIIKLWLI
- a CDS encoding TdeIII family type II restriction endonuclease, with protein sequence MSLTNQQKSHIQQVIANCLRNKFQNYEAKDNFMPFHFRLLGKDRLALYSFMQSLFTTFGSSIFEPVAAELAKTRFIKVETQYSVGNQIFNDCQQNVQAIINSLTVNPRPDKLQELEILRQSLSGIKNTLKPAKIDLFLETKSGEQYLFDLKTAKPNKGDFQKYKQTLLEWAGIAYTKNQDAKVNTLIAIPYNPYEPQPYQFWTLAGMLDIEHELKVAEEFWDFLGGHGAYGELLECFEKAGIELRSEIDEYFARFNN
- a CDS encoding AAA family ATPase, coding for MIESITIKNVATFDTVGIQIDDFKKVNFIYGANASGKTTISNLLHNPNDEKFVNTDCSVKWKNNLELQTLVYNKDFRERNFGNGKITGVFTIGEATAEQIKEIEEKTQQLGNIQKECIQKKTTIEAQTKEKENIENQFKETSWTKIYKKYENDFKEAFRGTLQKESFKEKLLSEFANNKTALPILDELKEKAKIIFGEQQIEITAIATPLFDRIVEIENNQIWKKIIVGKVDVDIAKLINKLNINDWVNQGKSYVQDDNICPFCQQQTITDDFRKQIESFFDETYLNDLKLLKDLKSEYDSLIQNTINELSTIEANQRVIKNTKLEIDKFSAYLKTLTSQCTTNKEYLNSKEKEPSRSFELIVTKEQFSLITALIENANKAIQKHNKIVANFQTEKYNLIESVWRYLVEEFKTEITEFNKSKNGLQTGITNLQEQQEELEKKYKKLDIETKELSKNVTSIQPTIDEINRLLESFGFLNFKIVSATENGFYQIQRDNGTIAEKTLSEGEITFITFLYYLQLAKGGISEETVNIERILVIDDPISSLDSNVLFVVSSLIKEIIKKVKADKGNIKQLIILTHNIYFHKEVSFVDGRTKQSKDTHFWILRKDDKISNIQVFKMDNPIQSSYGLLWQELKSNDAKSSITIQNVMRRIIENYFKLLGKYGDDDLIKKFQTKEEQVICKSLFHWTNDGSHNAGIGDDVYLELQENAIDKYKKVFKDIFTLTNHVGHYNMMMGIEDIIEENDYVAN
- a CDS encoding site-specific DNA-methyltransferase; protein product: MQGLFSTDTPLSLLTIKEASEWASGYIGKNVTPSNIAYLVQYGRIRKIGENGSTQISLSELKNYYNAYSGSRETNFKERLGKDLNWALSFEQYKEAETTKHIHRLHPYKGKFIPQLVEYFLDDHTDSFKKEIYFNRGDIALDPFAGSGTTMAEANELGIHAVGIDISAFNALISNCKTAKYNIADIQTQTNRITKALKIFLTNSHVLEFEEKLSQALNEFNSKYFPVPEYKYRLRQGEINEKRYGAEKEKEFLPIYNSLIAQYRIKLRQEKCVSFLDKWYSQHIRDEIEFTFNEIKKIKDQNAKNIISVILSRAIRSCRATSHADLATLAEPVTTTYYCAKHGKICKPLFSILKWWESYAKDTINRLAQFDKLRTQTFQYCLTGDSRNIDVFEQMKKKNADFGELLTKQKIKGIFSSPPYVGLIDYHEQHAYAYDIFGFERKDELEIGPLFKGKTKEARENYIQGISDVLNNCKHFLADNYNVFLVANDKYNMYPTIAKNAGMKIVNQFHRPVLNRTEKDKTAYSETIFHFREE